One segment of Panicum virgatum strain AP13 chromosome 1K, P.virgatum_v5, whole genome shotgun sequence DNA contains the following:
- the LOC120704074 gene encoding U-box domain-containing protein 27-like has protein sequence MGRREMSGRLSAEYQGLEVKVPSLFRCPISLDVMRSPVSLCTGVTYERASIQRWLDSGNTTCPATMLPLPSTDLVPNLTLRRLIALWASTAAPASPSSSSSPPAASAVGPTPAAAAAELLRRVAGPGADPCPPLRKLAAFLNDDDVDEFDKNAFARAAGAAETVASVLRRAEKEEGLEAAEAAVRVLAAIAASDCIEEENKRRVAVALAADAPSTAASLARVLRCGSALDARVDAARLVESLLRNAAAPGARAAVAESEPLVAELVRLIGPADDKGGLDRSAVAAGLSCLAAIAATRRARAEMVRMGAVPAAVRVLAADAGCSAQALRVLEAAVGCAEGRAAICESAETAVPAVVSRMMKGGMGGAEAAVSVLWAVCHRYRDRRAVAAAAAACEGGLARLLLLMQSGCSAAARQMASELLKIFKVNGKSCLGGYDSKTSHIMPF, from the coding sequence ATGGGAAGGCGGGAGATGAGCGGGCGGCTGTCGGCCGAGTACCAGGGCCTGGAGGTGAAGGTGCCCAGCCTCTTCCGGTGCCCCATCTCGCTGGACGTCATGCGGTCGCCGGTGAGCCTCTGCACCGGTGTCACCTACGAGCGCGCCTCCATCCAGCGCTGGCTCGACTCCGGGAACACTACCTGCCCGGCCACCATGCTCCCGCTCCCCTCCACGGACCTTGTTCCCAACCTCACCCTGCGCCGCCTCATCGCGCTCTGGGCGTCCACTGCCGCGCccgcctctccctcctcctcatcGTCGCCCCCCGCGGCGTCCGCCGTCGGtcccacgccggccgccgccgcggctgagCTCCTTCGCCGGGtcgccggccccggcgccgaCCCCTGCCCCCCGCTCCGGAAGCTCGCGGCTTTTCTaaacgacgacgacgtggacgAGTTCGACAAGAACGCGTTCGcgagggcggccggcgccgcggagACCGTGGCGTCTGTGCTCCGGCGGGCGGAGAAGGAGGAGGGCCTCGAGGCCGCGGAGGCCGCAGTGCGCGTGCTGGCCGCGATCGCGGCGTCCGACTGCATCGAGGAGGAGAACAAGCGGCGCGTGGCGGTGGCGCTCGCGGCCGACGCGCCGTCCACGGCCGCGTCCCTGGCGCGCGTGCTGCGGTGCGGGAGCGCGCTGGATGCCCGCGTCGACGCGGCGCGGCTGGTGGAGTCGCTGCTCCGCaatgcggcggcgccgggcgcgcgcgcggcggtggccgagTCCGAGCCGCTGGTCGCGGAGCTGGTCCGCCTCATCGGCCCCGCGGACGACAAGGGCGGCCTGGACCGGAGCGCCGTGGCGGCGGGGCTGTCGTGCCTGGCGGCCATCGCGGCGACGCGGCGCGCCCGCGCGGAGATGGTCCGGATGGGCGCCGTGCCCGCGGCCGTGCGCGTCCTGGCCGCGGACGCCGGGTGCTCGGCGCAGGCGCTGCGCGTGCTGGAGGCCGCGGTGGGGTGCGCCGAGGGCCGCGCCGCGATCTGCGAGTCCGCGGAGACCGCCGTCCCGGCGGTGGTGTCGCGGATGATGAAGGGCGGGatgggcggcgcggaggcggccgtGTCGGTGCTGTGGGCGGTGTGCCACCGGTACCGGGaccggcgcgcggtggcggcggcggcggcggcgtgcgaggGCGGGCtggcgcggctgctgctgctgatgcagagcgggtgctcggcggcggcgcggcagatgGCGTCGGAGCTGCTCAAGATCTTCAAGGTGAACGGCAAGAGCTGCCTCGGCGGGTACGACTCCAAGACCAGCCACATCATGCCCTTCTGA
- the LOC120704084 gene encoding E3 ubiquitin-protein ligase Os03g0188200-like: MPSSAPRHHGAAGHALLAALLASALVAARAQDGGGDAPGGQEQNQQDQVSTAMVALLAAVVAVFVFIASATMYLRHCSGSAPPPADSRAAVGAFSASRSSRLWWRPRRRAPRGLDAGAVEAFPTMTYAEAKALRVGNGGDGGGALECAVCLSEFEDGERLRVLLPWCSHAFHPDCIGAWLAGHVTCPVCRCNLEPRNKDATTSRDGEEPTGSLPPIPVASSISSDTAAAWQRAGPLPVAVVIDVAAEEEEWRQEALELHRIGTQRRAMRSRSGSGPATMAPPQLPRRQSLAARLDRDLERFTLRLPEHVRREIVAAAAEHSLQLRRERGAAGGGGRSAPLVGLGRPGGWQSLLGTAFSGRLSFSAPRVPASCSGGGEVPSSSSSYSRLRGKRVAAVDADDDVAATGSSSSPDSAGVGGGGEKGGGDSGRGQGS, translated from the coding sequence ATGCCCTCCTCCGCGCCTCGCCaccacggcgccgccggccacgcgctgctcgccgcgctcctcgcgtccgcgctcgtcgccgcgcgggcgcaggacggcggcggcgacgcgcccGGCGGCCAGGAACAGAACCAGCAGGACCAGGTCAGCACGGCGATGGTCGCGCTCCTCGCGGCCGTCGTCGCGGTGTTCGTCTTCATCGCCTCCGCCACCATGTACCTCCGCCACTGCAGcggcagcgcgccgccgcccgccgacagCCGCGCGGCCGTCGGCGCCTTCTCCGCTTCGCGTTCGTCGCGGTTgtggtggcggccgcggcggcgcgccccgCGCGGGCTCGACGCCGGGGCCGTCGAGGCGTTCCCCACCATGACGTACGCCGAGGCCAAGGCGCTGCGCGTCGGgaatggcggcgacggcggcggcgcgctcgagTGCGCGGTGTGCCTCAGCGAGTTCGAGGACGGGGAGCGGCTCCGGGTGCTGCTGCCCTGGTGCAGCCACGCCTTCCACCCGGACTGCATCGGCGCGTGGCTCGCCGGCCACGTCACCTGCCCCGTCTGCCGCTGCAACCTCGAGCCTCGAAACAAGGATGCCACCACCAGCAGGGACGGGGAAGAGCCGACGGGTAGTTTGCCGCCGATTCCGGTAGCGAGCAGCATCTCCAGCGACACCGCGGCCGCGTGGCAGCGCGCCGGCCCGCTGCCGGTGGCCGTGGTGATCGACGTggccgccgaggaggaggagtggcGGCAGGAGGCGCTGGAGCTGCACCGGATCGGGACCCAGCGGCGGGCCATGCGGTCGCGGTCGGGGAGCGGgccggcgacgatggcgccgccgcagctcccccGGCGGCAATCCCTTGCGGCGCGGCTGGACCGCGACCTGGAGCGCTTCACGCTGCGGCTGCCGGAGCACGTGCGCAGGGAgatcgtcgccgccgcggccgagcaCAGCCTGCAGCTGCGCCGCGAGCGAGGAgccgcgggaggcggcggccgcagcgcGCCCCTCGTCGGGCTCGGGCGGCCGGGCGGGTGGCAGTCGCTCCTCGGGACGGCCTTCTCCGGGAGGCTGTCCTTTTCGGCGCCGAGGGTACCGGCGagctgctccggcggcggagaggtgccgtcctcctcgtcgtcttACTCGAGGCTGAGAGGGAAGCGCGTGGCCGCCGTCGATGCCGACGACGACGTTGCTGCTacggggagcagcagcagccctgACAGCGCTGGAGTTGGGGGCGGCGGTGAAAAAGGTGGCGGCGACAGCGGACGTGGACAAGGAAGTTAA